GGAGCGTGAGCTTCCGCGCGACGTCGCCGGGGAGCGCCAGGCCGTCGTACCGGTTCGCCTCCGACGCGAGCCTCATGGTCGCGGCGATGACCGCCTGGTGGGCGTCCGCGGCGATCCTCTCCGTGTCGTCGGTGATGAACGTCGACTCCACCCAGGAGGCCCGCTCGGCGGCGGTCCAGAGGCCGAGCAGCTCGGACTCGGCGGCCTCGATGAACCGCTGCGCCTCGGCCGGAGTGGCAGGGGATGGCGGGCCGCTGCCCGGATCGGCCATGGCCGGAAGGGCGAGCACGGCCAGGAAGAGCGGCAGCGCGAGGGATCGGCGCAGGGTCGAGCGATTCATGGCGGACTCTCCGTGGAGCGGGACGCCGCTCCTCCGAGGAACAGGGGATCGGTCAGTATAGCCGCTCCGGGGCCCGAATCGCCGCCTCGCGTTCAGCGGCCTGAGGGCGCGCCCTGCTCCAGGGCGCGGAGCTTCGCCTCGGCCTTGCTCCGCGCGCTCCCCTGGAGCATCGGTACGAGCTTCCTTAGCGCCGCGACCGCCTTCCCGCGATCTCCGAGCTTCTCCGCCGCGACCGCGAGGTTCACGAGGGCGATGGTCAGCTTCGGGTTGATCCTGAGCGCCCGCTCCCAGGCGTCCACCGCGCCCTTGACGTCGCCTTCCTGGGCCCGGATCACTCCCATCGCGTTCCACCCGTCCGGGAGGTACGCGTTCTCCGACAGCGCGCGCTCGAGCATCTTCCTCGCCTCGTCCGCCCGGCCGCGGTTCATCAGGAGCACCGCGAGGTCCACGCGGGCGGCGGGGTAGGTGGGGTCGAGCGCGAGCGCCTTGTCGAACCTCGCCTGCGCCTCGTCGTACCGCCCTTGCGCGGCCGCGACGGTGCCGAGCGCCTCCTGGGTCTCCGGGTTCCTCGAGTCGAGGCAATCGGAGAGCGCCGCCCACGCCTCGTCCGCCCGGCCGGCCTGGCTCAGCCCGCGCGCGAGCTGGATCTTCATCTTCTCGCCGCCGGTCCCCGTCGAGACCGCCTTCCGCAGCAACGAGAGGGCCTGATCGACGCGTCCCTGCTCCGCTTCGATCACGGCGAGCTGCATGTAGACGTTCGCCATGCCGGGGGCCCGCGCGAGGATCGACTCGAGGTCTCGGATCGCTCCCGGGGCGTCGTGTCCCTTCCGGTAGCGCAGCACGGCCTTGTTCACTTCCTCGTCGAGGAAGATCAGGTTCTTGGGATCGGAAGAGGCGTCGAAGCGCACCGGAGCGGGAGCCGGACCTGCGGCGAGATACCCGAGGGAGCGGAGCTTCTCCACCGTCTCCCGGTCGGGGGTCTCGCGTCCCGGGGCCTCGCGAGCCTCCGCCGGGATTCGGGAGGCGATCTCACGCTCGATCGCGGGGCTCGTGCGGGCGAGGTTCTTCGTCTCGCCGGGGTCGGCGGGCAAGTCGTACAGCTCGGCAACGGGCAGGTCGATCGCTTTCCGGCCCCCTTCGATCCTGCCGTAGAGCGGCGCCCACCCCCGGTTGAGCCACGCGGTGAGGGCCTCGAAATAGCTCGAAGCGTCGTCGCCGGCCGGGCCGAGGAGGGAACGCCCGGGCACTCCCGCCGGCGCGGAGAGGCCCAGCGCCCCGAGGACGGTGGGAAGGATGTCCACGTGCCGCGCGGGCCTCGGGTCGGAGCCCGGCGGGATCCTGCCGGGCGACCAGAGCACCAGCGGGATCCTGAGCGTCGACTCGTAGCAGAAGATGCCGTGGCTCTTCTCGCCGTGCTCGCCGAGCGACTCGCCGTGGTCGCCGGTGAACACCACGATCGGGGCGAGATCGCGGGATCGTTCCAGCGCCTCGACCACCGGGCGGATCTGCTCGTCGGCGAGGGCGACGTCTCCGAAGTACGGCGCCTTGGAGTAGCGGCTCTTGAACGGCTCCGGCGGATCGTACGGGTAGTGCGGCGTGAACACGTGGACCCAGAGGAACCGGGGCGCGTCCCGGTGGGCCTCCCACCAGGCCAGCGCCAGTCCGACCGTCACGTCGCCGGGGCGCTCGGCCAGCCTCGAGGGATCTCCCGAGTACCCCTCGCACCGGTCGTCGTAGAAGTCGAACCCGCGCTTCAACCCGAATCGGCCGTCGAGAGTGAACGAGGAGACGAACGCTCCCGTGGCGTACCCCTCCCCTTTCAGGACGGTCGCGAGGGTCGGGACGTCGTCGCGGAGGACGAACCCCGCGTTGTCCCTGATCCCGTGCTGGTACGGGTAGAGGCCGGTCAGGATCGAGGCGTGCGACGGTAGCGTGATCACCGCGTGGGCGTGCGCCGAGGGGAACGCGCGCCCCTCGGAGGCGAGCCGGTCGAACGTCGGCGTCTTGACCCTTCCCGCGCCCGAGAAGCCGGTCGCGTCGAAGCGAAGCGTGTCGACGGTGATCAGCACGACGTCGGGACGCCGGCTCGCGAAGCGGAGTCGGGCGGGGGACTCGGAAGAAGCGGGCGCCGTCGGAGCTTCGCCCGGGCCGCAGGCGAAGAGGGCCGCTCCTGAGAGCGCCAGCGCGGCGAGCGCCGTTCCCGTGCGCCGATTCCCGCGGAGCATGGAAGGCATCTTAGCATCCCGTGTTACGATGCGGGCTTTCGACGGGGCGACCGGCCCCGGATGCCGGGAGGGAGGCGTGTCCGACTCCAAGAGCGGGTGGCTTTCCGGCAAGAAGATCGACCCCGAGCCGATCGCCAGGGGAATCGGCGCCGCGGACCTCGTGGACCAGGCGTTCCAGGCGTTCAACGCCGGACGTCTCGAAAGGGCCGCGCGGCTCCTGGTCGAGAGGATGCTC
This sequence is a window from Terriglobia bacterium. Protein-coding genes within it:
- a CDS encoding sulfatase-like hydrolase/transferase — encoded protein: MPSMLRGNRRTGTALAALALSGAALFACGPGEAPTAPASSESPARLRFASRRPDVVLITVDTLRFDATGFSGAGRVKTPTFDRLASEGRAFPSAHAHAVITLPSHASILTGLYPYQHGIRDNAGFVLRDDVPTLATVLKGEGYATGAFVSSFTLDGRFGLKRGFDFYDDRCEGYSGDPSRLAERPGDVTVGLALAWWEAHRDAPRFLWVHVFTPHYPYDPPEPFKSRYSKAPYFGDVALADEQIRPVVEALERSRDLAPIVVFTGDHGESLGEHGEKSHGIFCYESTLRIPLVLWSPGRIPPGSDPRPARHVDILPTVLGALGLSAPAGVPGRSLLGPAGDDASSYFEALTAWLNRGWAPLYGRIEGGRKAIDLPVAELYDLPADPGETKNLARTSPAIEREIASRIPAEAREAPGRETPDRETVEKLRSLGYLAAGPAPAPVRFDASSDPKNLIFLDEEVNKAVLRYRKGHDAPGAIRDLESILARAPGMANVYMQLAVIEAEQGRVDQALSLLRKAVSTGTGGEKMKIQLARGLSQAGRADEAWAALSDCLDSRNPETQEALGTVAAAQGRYDEAQARFDKALALDPTYPAARVDLAVLLMNRGRADEARKMLERALSENAYLPDGWNAMGVIRAQEGDVKGAVDAWERALRINPKLTIALVNLAVAAEKLGDRGKAVAALRKLVPMLQGSARSKAEAKLRALEQGAPSGR